In a single window of the Rhizobiaceae bacterium genome:
- a CDS encoding DUF882 domain-containing protein: MTNVSKTDRRQSRFAWPAWIAAATCLLGAFLGAATAANAETRSLKLYFVHTGEKSEIVFKRNGRFDAAGLRKINVFLRDWRRNEPTKIDPRLLDVVWEAYRQSGSRAYIHVVSAYRSPATNAMLRSRSRGVAKKSQHMLGKAMDFYLPDVKLKNLRNIGLRMQAGGVGYYPTSGSPFVHFDVGNVRHWPGISRSELASVFPNGKTLHVPSDGKPLPGYEQAMAAYKQRVSNGDLAVASITSTSTSTSKKRSGGLLAAWFGGGADEEEDNGESDAPVRVTPKATVASAPTQAAPVERQPEITILPPELAAPADMRAQPGAAPEQVQPEVADSPETILAALPNRRVPTPAFAPRPDVNVGPAADARQVAAMMEDQGTALPVDDTGALAMSNGSVPIPAWRPDYKEAPETDDPSALLALASASPQLAGYAPLPTTRPNPVVENLAAADAAPVAENLPERRPGTDGSISNNTEIRVASIPEPARKQQRVAVEAAPVVADVQPVKTTTKSGRVTSASVAKPAAKPVVVAAMPQSARWALDQDYVKKAKGKTSGPSFAQNIVRTSPIEVYTAGFQAVSNPGSPNRFTGKAVEFLSVAKFN; the protein is encoded by the coding sequence TTGACGAATGTTTCAAAGACCGACCGCCGGCAATCGCGTTTCGCCTGGCCGGCATGGATTGCAGCGGCCACCTGCCTGTTGGGGGCCTTTCTCGGTGCAGCCACGGCGGCGAATGCCGAGACCCGTTCCCTGAAGCTCTACTTCGTCCATACCGGTGAGAAGTCCGAGATCGTCTTCAAGCGCAATGGACGCTTCGACGCCGCCGGCCTGCGCAAGATCAACGTTTTTCTCCGCGACTGGCGTCGCAACGAGCCGACCAAGATCGATCCCCGCCTGCTGGACGTCGTTTGGGAAGCTTACCGCCAGTCCGGTTCCCGGGCCTATATCCACGTGGTTTCCGCCTATCGCTCGCCCGCGACCAACGCGATGTTGCGCAGCCGCAGCCGTGGCGTGGCGAAGAAAAGCCAGCACATGCTCGGCAAGGCCATGGATTTCTACCTGCCCGACGTGAAGCTCAAGAATTTGCGCAACATCGGCCTGCGCATGCAGGCGGGCGGCGTCGGTTATTATCCGACATCGGGTTCGCCATTCGTGCATTTTGACGTGGGCAATGTGCGCCACTGGCCGGGTATCAGCCGTTCCGAGCTTGCCTCCGTTTTCCCGAACGGGAAGACGTTGCACGTGCCAAGCGACGGCAAGCCGCTGCCGGGCTACGAACAGGCCATGGCCGCGTATAAGCAACGCGTGTCCAATGGCGACTTAGCCGTCGCGAGCATTACAAGCACCAGCACTTCAACCAGCAAGAAGCGCTCCGGCGGCCTGCTGGCTGCTTGGTTTGGCGGCGGAGCGGACGAAGAAGAGGACAATGGCGAATCCGATGCGCCGGTCCGGGTGACGCCGAAGGCCACCGTGGCCAGCGCCCCGACGCAGGCGGCGCCCGTCGAACGCCAGCCCGAGATTACCATTCTTCCGCCTGAACTCGCGGCTCCCGCGGATATGCGCGCCCAGCCCGGCGCCGCACCGGAACAGGTCCAGCCGGAGGTCGCGGACTCGCCGGAGACGATTCTTGCCGCACTTCCGAATCGCAGGGTTCCGACCCCGGCCTTTGCGCCGCGCCCGGATGTCAATGTCGGTCCTGCGGCCGACGCCAGACAGGTTGCGGCGATGATGGAAGATCAGGGAACGGCTTTGCCTGTGGATGATACCGGGGCGCTCGCCATGTCGAACGGGTCCGTTCCGATTCCCGCGTGGCGACCCGACTACAAGGAAGCGCCTGAGACTGACGATCCGTCCGCGTTGCTTGCGCTTGCCAGCGCCAGCCCGCAGCTTGCCGGCTATGCCCCATTGCCGACCACGCGCCCGAATCCGGTTGTGGAAAATCTCGCGGCGGCTGACGCCGCGCCGGTTGCTGAGAATCTGCCCGAGCGTCGCCCGGGTACAGACGGCTCCATCAGTAACAACACTGAAATTCGCGTCGCGTCCATCCCCGAGCCGGCCCGCAAGCAGCAGCGCGTTGCGGTGGAGGCTGCGCCTGTCGTCGCGGATGTGCAGCCCGTCAAGACGACCACCAAATCAGGTCGCGTGACGTCGGCAAGCGTGGCCAAGCCTGCCGCCAAGCCGGTCGTGGTGGCCGCCATGCCCCAATCGGCGCGCTGGGCGCTGGACCAGGACTATGTGAAGAAGGCGAAGGGTAAGACCAGCGGTCCGTCCTTTGCGCAGAACATTGTCCGCACCTCGCCCATCGAAGTCTACACCGCCGGGTTCCAGGCCGTTTCGAATCCAGGCTCGCCAAACCGCTTCACCGGCAAGGCCGTCGAGTTCCTTTCCGTCGCCAAATTCAACTGA
- a CDS encoding Crp/Fnr family transcriptional regulator codes for MNEHSLQPLIAFFAARDSLSESERQILEGLPHRRHSFHRNEEMVEAHTKPKESCIVIKGLAARAVYLKNGSRQLTAVHVPGDFVDLHALLLRFMDHSVVALGECEVAFVPHEQLIRITEEQPHLSRLFWMSTVIDAAIHRSWLTCIGRKSPEQHIANLFCELYLRLEVVGQCQDMTFEFPVTQAEMADMLGLSVVHVNRTIQQLRGKGFVNWDGAKVTIKDFARLAQFSEFDPTYLSLVKTPR; via the coding sequence ATGAACGAGCATAGCTTGCAACCACTAATTGCATTCTTCGCAGCGCGCGATTCGCTGAGCGAGAGCGAACGCCAGATTCTCGAAGGGCTGCCGCATCGCCGCCATTCCTTCCACCGCAATGAGGAAATGGTGGAGGCACACACCAAGCCGAAGGAAAGCTGCATTGTCATCAAGGGGCTGGCCGCGAGAGCCGTCTATCTCAAGAACGGCTCGCGCCAACTGACCGCGGTGCACGTGCCGGGCGATTTCGTCGACCTGCACGCCTTGTTGCTCAGGTTCATGGACCACAGCGTGGTCGCGCTTGGCGAATGCGAGGTGGCATTCGTCCCGCATGAGCAGCTTATTCGGATCACCGAGGAGCAGCCGCATCTTTCGCGCCTGTTCTGGATGTCGACCGTGATCGATGCGGCAATCCACCGATCCTGGCTGACCTGCATTGGCCGCAAATCTCCCGAACAACACATCGCCAATCTGTTCTGCGAGCTTTACCTCCGGCTTGAAGTGGTCGGCCAGTGCCAGGACATGACCTTCGAATTCCCTGTCACGCAGGCCGAAATGGCCGACATGCTCGGGCTCTCCGTCGTGCATGTGAACCGCACGATCCAGCAGTTGCGCGGCAAGGGCTTCGTGAACTGGGACGGTGCGAAGGTCACGATCAAGGATTTTGCGAGGCTGGCGCAGTTTTCAGAGTTCGACCCGACCTATCTCAGCCTTGTGAAGACGCCGCGATAG
- a CDS encoding rubrerythrin family protein, producing MPLSFFRLGRRDFSTLSEQEILALAISSEEDDSRIYRSYADGLREQFPDSAKIFDGMADEEDGHRRALIEMHQARFGDRIPLIRREHVRGFYDRKPDWLVRPLGIDKVRDQAAEMERQAERFYEAALTRTSDAATRKLLGDLANAERQHESRAEALSAEYAPGTVRENEAQAERRQFILTIVQPGLAGLMDGSVSTLAPIFAAAFATQDTWQTFLVGLSASIGAGISMGFTEAVHDDGKLSGRGSPIKRGLASGIMTAVGGLGHALPYLISDFWTATTVAVCVVFVELWAITFIQNRYMETPFLRAALQVMLGGMLVFAAGILIGNA from the coding sequence ATGCCTCTCAGTTTCTTCCGCCTCGGACGACGCGATTTCAGCACGCTTTCCGAACAGGAGATCCTCGCCCTCGCGATCTCCTCGGAAGAGGACGACAGCCGTATCTATCGTTCCTATGCGGACGGGCTGCGGGAGCAGTTTCCCGACAGCGCGAAGATCTTCGACGGCATGGCGGATGAAGAAGACGGCCACCGCCGCGCGCTGATCGAAATGCATCAGGCGCGCTTCGGGGACCGCATTCCTCTCATACGCCGCGAACATGTGCGCGGCTTTTATGACCGCAAGCCGGACTGGCTCGTCCGTCCGCTGGGCATCGACAAGGTTCGCGATCAGGCCGCCGAGATGGAAAGGCAGGCGGAACGCTTCTATGAAGCGGCGCTGACGCGAACAAGCGACGCTGCGACGCGCAAGCTGCTCGGAGACCTGGCCAATGCCGAGCGGCAGCACGAAAGCCGCGCGGAAGCGCTAAGCGCCGAATATGCTCCCGGCACGGTTCGCGAAAACGAGGCACAGGCGGAGCGGCGCCAGTTCATCCTGACGATCGTCCAGCCGGGGCTCGCCGGGTTGATGGACGGCTCGGTCTCCACCCTCGCGCCGATCTTTGCCGCCGCTTTTGCCACTCAGGACACGTGGCAGACCTTTTTGGTCGGTCTTTCAGCATCAATAGGCGCGGGCATTTCGATGGGCTTCACGGAGGCCGTTCACGATGACGGCAAATTGTCGGGCCGCGGTTCGCCGATCAAGCGCGGGCTGGCGTCCGGTATCATGACGGCAGTCGGCGGGCTGGGCCACGCCCTGCCCTATCTCATCTCGGACTTCTGGACGGCAACCACCGTCGCCGTCTGCGTCGTTTTCGTCGAATTGTGGGCAATCACCTTCATTCAGAACCGCTATATGGAAACACCTTTCCTGCGCGCCGCATTGCAGGTGATGCTGGGCGGCATGCTGGTGTTCGCAGCAGGCATACTTATCGGCAATGCGTGA
- the choX gene encoding choline ABC transporter substrate-binding protein, translating into MNRYAMRALLAGAAMAVGLASAQAADPESCKKVRLSDVGWTDIQVTTGVASTLLTALGYEPEITQLSVAVTLTALKENDIDVFLGNWMPTQTDALKPYTDEGSIEVVALNLEGAGFGPVVPNYVAEAGVKSLADLGPNAEKFGGKIYGIEAGSSGNKNLLALIEDPANNLQGFELVESSEAGMLTQAEQTIKENGWVIFLGWTPHPVMGEMPITYLTGLEKAGFGEAKVYTLSRKGYAAECPNAGTFFKNLKFNLSMENVMMDKVLKGENPNDVAKAWLKENPDAVTPWLQGVTTLDGGDAAAAVSAALAN; encoded by the coding sequence ATGAACAGATATGCAATGCGTGCACTTTTGGCCGGCGCCGCCATGGCGGTCGGTCTTGCCTCGGCGCAGGCTGCGGACCCTGAAAGCTGCAAGAAGGTGCGGCTGTCGGATGTGGGCTGGACGGACATCCAGGTGACCACCGGCGTCGCATCGACCTTGCTCACCGCGCTCGGCTATGAGCCGGAGATAACGCAACTTTCGGTCGCGGTCACGCTGACCGCGCTCAAGGAAAACGACATAGACGTCTTTCTCGGAAACTGGATGCCGACCCAGACGGACGCGCTCAAGCCCTATACCGATGAAGGATCGATCGAGGTCGTTGCGCTCAATCTCGAAGGAGCGGGTTTCGGGCCTGTGGTGCCGAATTATGTAGCGGAGGCCGGTGTGAAATCGCTGGCTGACCTTGGCCCGAACGCAGAGAAATTCGGCGGCAAGATCTACGGTATCGAGGCCGGGTCGTCCGGTAACAAGAACCTGCTCGCGCTGATCGAGGACCCGGCCAACAATCTGCAGGGCTTCGAGCTTGTCGAATCGTCCGAGGCAGGCATGCTGACGCAGGCCGAGCAGACCATCAAGGAAAACGGCTGGGTGATTTTCCTTGGCTGGACACCGCATCCGGTGATGGGCGAAATGCCGATCACCTACCTGACCGGACTTGAAAAGGCCGGCTTCGGCGAGGCCAAGGTCTACACGCTGAGCCGCAAGGGCTATGCCGCCGAATGCCCGAATGCGGGGACTTTCTTCAAGAACCTCAAGTTCAACCTGTCCATGGAAAATGTCATGATGGACAAGGTGTTGAAGGGCGAAAACCCCAATGACGTCGCCAAGGCATGGCTCAAGGAAAATCCGGATGCCGTGACGCCTTGGCTCCAGGGCGTCACGACCCTCGACGGTGGAGACGCGGCAGCAGCGGTTTCCGCAGCGCTGGCGAACTGA